A single region of the Amphiura filiformis chromosome 7, Afil_fr2py, whole genome shotgun sequence genome encodes:
- the LOC140157044 gene encoding D-beta-hydroxybutyrate dehydrogenase, mitochondrial-like, producing the protein MGIVALFVWFVVLVTAGGLFIAYVRGEPIRLEPRNKAVLITGCDTGFGHALAATLDDIGFNVFAGCLDSRGDGARKLQEGASSRLLVVQMDVSKDEGVQAALATVKQNLPEPKRGLWGIVNNAGLSTFGEVEWCNIDVYERTAQVNLFGSIRVTKAFLPLVRRAKGRVVTITSGIARQAIPSRSVYVTSKYAMEGFCQCLRYEMKRWGVHVSIIEPGNFVAATGIFTKENIQRIGDKMWEAMPEEVRQDYGRDDFDKKVATMAYYSNIGTRDKTPVIDSFVGALLDKYPKIRYEPKDWYWHMRTFIMTHLPAVIGDNIYIY; encoded by the exons ATGGGTATTGTGGCATTATTCGTTTGGTTTGTAGTCCTCGTTACTGCTGGTGGACTCTTTATTGCATATGTACGCGGGGAACCTATTCGTTTGGAACCAAGAAATAAAGCTGTTCTAATCACTGGATGCGATACAGGATTTGGCCATGCACTGGCAGCAACATTGGATGATATAGGCTTTAATGTTTTCGCAGGGTGTTTAGACAGTCGAGGTGATGGAGCAAGAAAGCTGCAAGAAGGGGCGTCAAGCAGGTTGCTGGTTGTCCAGATGGATGTGTCAAAAGATGAAGGCGTGCAAGCAGCATTAGCAACGGTGAAACAGAATCTACCTGAGCCTAAAAGAG GCTTATGGGGCATCGTTAACAATGCTGGGCTATCTACATTTGGTGAGGTTGAGTGGTGTAATATTGACGTGTACGAACGCACAGCGCAAGTCAATCTATTTGGTTCTATCCGAGTAACAAAAGCGTTTCTTCCACTAGTTAGGAGGGCGAAAG GTCGAGTTGTGACCATTACAAGTGGTATTGCACGTCAAGCCATCCCGTCTCGTTCTGTCTATGTGACCAGCAAATATGCCATGGAAGGATTCTGCCAATGTCTCAG ATACGAGATGAAGAGATGGGGTGTCCATGTCAGCATCATAGAACCTGGCAACTTTGTCGCTGCTACGGGAATATTTACCAAGGAAAATATCCAGCGAATTGGAGATAAGATGTGGGAGGCGATGCCAGAGGAGGTCAGACAGGACTATGGCAGAGACGATTTTGATAAAAAAGTTGCCACAATGGCATATTATTCTAATATTGGTACTCGAGATAAAACTCCGGTTATAGATAGTTTTGTAGGGGCATTACTTGATAAATATCCAAAAATTCGGTACGAGCCTAAAGATTGGTATTGGCACATGCGTACATTTATTATGACACATTTACCAGCAGTCATAGGggataatatatacatatactaa